The nucleotide window CTATTTCGGGCTTGGACTGGTATTTTTTTTTCTGGCTCTTTTTCTTGAAATCCGGCTGGCCTTCTGGGTAAGCCTCGGGATTCCCATTTCCTTTCTGGGTTCTTTTCTTTTTCTTGCTCCGACCGTGTTTTCCATTAATATGGTCAGCATGTTTGCCTTTATCGTTACCCTGGGCATTGTTGTGGACGATGCCGTGGTCGTGGGAGAAAATATTTATTTTTGCAGGCGGCAGGGAATGCCGGTGCTGGATGCTGCAGTCAAGGGAACCAAAGCCGTTGCCATACCCGTTGTGTTTAGTGTGATCACCAATATGGTTGCCTTTGTTCCTTTGATTTTTATCCCTGGTTTTATGGGAAAAGCGTTTAAAACCATCCCTTTTGTTGTGATTGCTGTATTTGCTGTTTCCCTGATTGAAAGCCTTTATATTTTGCCTGCCCATTTGGGTCACAACCGCCGTAGGCCCTTGTTTTTCCCCTTAAATTATCTTGAAAAATGGCAGGAACGGTTCAGCATGTTTTTTGAAACACTTGTCAAAAAATATTATGGCGGATTTTTATTTTGGCTGTTGGATCATAGGTATACGGTTATTGCCTTTGGCATTGCCCTGCTCATGACAACTGCTGGCTTTGTCTCTTCCGGCAGGATGGGCATGGTTATGTTCCCCAAAGTGGAATCTGATTATGCATTTTGTGAAGCTTTTTTACCCTATGGCACGCCTGCCCAAACCTTAAAAAATGTTGAACAGCATCTTGTTCAAAAGGCCCGTGAGGTGGTTGAAGAAAATGGAAAACAAGGCCTTTCCACTGGGATTTTTTCCCAGGTCAGCGACAACCGTGTCCGGGTTAGAATTTATTTGACTGATCCCGAAGAGCGACCCTTAAATACGTCACAAGTAACCAATATCTGGCGAAACAAAACAGGTACGATTCCCGGACTTGAAACCATTACCTTTGAGTCTGACAGAGGAGGGCCGGGGTCAGGGAAAAATTTGACTGTGAGCTTAAGTCACAGGAATAAAAATATGCTGGACAGGGCAGGGGAGGATCTGGCCAAAAATCTTTCCGGGTATCCCATTGTCCATGATATTGATGACGGATCAGCCAAAGGTAAAAAACAATTTGATATTACAATGACTCCGGCAGGAAAAAGGATGGGATTGACCTCCAGGGAAGTGGCCAACCAGATCCGTCATGCCTTTCAGGGAGTGACTGCCTTAAAAAACCAGCGGGGCAGAAATGAGGTCACCGTAAGGGTATGGCTGCCTGAAGAAGAAAGAATGTTGGAATCTACTTTTGAAGAGTTGGTTCTTCAGGCACCTCAAGGAGAGGTTCTGCTTCGAAATGCTGTGGAAACCATTACAGGCAGGGCCTATACAACCATAAAAAGGACGAATGGAAGGCGGGAAATTTCTGTCACAGCCAATATCAGACCCCCTTCCCAGGCAGAAAATGTTTTAAGGGACATGAAAAAAGAAATTCTGCCGGATCTTTTAAATAAATATCCCGGACTTTCCTATAGTTTCAAAGGACGCCAGGCAGATATCCGGGAAAGCATAACAGCTCTTTTAAAGGGTCTTGGCATTGCTTTGTTCTGTATTTTTGCCCTTTTGGCCATACCTTTTAAAAGCTATCTTCAACCTTTTATCATTATGTTCTGTATTCCTTTCGGTATAATCGGTGCAATTGCAGGTCACATTATAATGGGATACTCTCTTTCCGTCATGAGCCTTTTCGGACTGGTAGCCATGTCCGGTGTGGTGGTGAATGATTCGCTGGTGCTGATTGATTTTGCCAACCGGCGGTATCTTCAGGGGGTGCCCGTCTTGTATGCAGTTCATTCAGCCGGGATACAGAGGTTCAGGCCTATTTTATTGACTACATTGACCACTTGCGGGGGGCTGGCCCCCATTATTACGGAAACATCACGGCAGGCAAGATTTTTAATTCCCATGGCTATTTCCCTGGGGTTTGGTATTTTATTTGCCACTTTCATTACTCTTATCATGGTGCCGTGTCTGTACATGATTCTTGAGGATATTAAAGGTATTTTTGAATCAAAAGAAAATCAGCAAGAAAAGATATATTTAATGGAAGAATAGGAAATATAAATAATGAGTACACTTAATTTAAACCGGGTGATAAATCCAGGATCAGTTGCTGTTATTGGTGCCAGTACAAAAAAAGGCAGTGTGGGTGCTTCCATTATAAAAAATATGTTGGCAGGCGGATTTAAAGGGAATATTTTCCCTGTGAATCCAAAGTATAATAGTATCTTTGGAATTAAAACCTTCCCGGATGTAGAAGATCTTCCAAACGATATCGACATGGCGGTTATTGCCGTCCCCCTTGCCAGTGTGCCGGATATTCTTAAAACCTGCAGCCAACAGAATATGGGGGGAGCCGTTATTATTTCTGCAGGGGATGAGATTCCCGGCGGGTTGAGGGAAAAAATTGAAGCTCAGATTAAAAATATTTCTCAAAAAACAGAACTGCGGATCATCGGTCCTGACAGTGTCGGGATAGTAAATACGGCTTTGGGAATGAACGCAAATTTGATGCACAGGATACCGCTTCCCGGAAAGGTTGCATTTTTATCCCAGAGTGGCGCAGTCTGTTCCGCAGTTTTGGATATGGCCATGCGTGAGAATGT belongs to Desulfobacula toluolica Tol2 and includes:
- a CDS encoding efflux RND transporter permease subunit, with translation MSHDTDQKITKGPIAWMAGNSVAANLIMAVLLVGGLYMGFNIKQEVFPEFSLDLVNISVAYPGASPEEVENGILLAIEEAIQDLEGIDEITATASEGIASISVEAMEGTDINRLWQEIKSEVDRIGTMPDEAEEPQVSIAARKREVLRLALYGDATETTMRALADQIRDELLMDDGITQVELDGVRDREIQVAVSAQTLRRYGITLQDVALTLSRASVELGGGSIKTLGGDILLRIRDRKDTARQYAQLPVITLEDGSRVLLEDIATVTEGFEASDNWASFNGKRAVIIEVYRVGDQTPTQVATAGKAVVERINASLPDGVALTVLRDLSKIFAQRADLLLRNAYFGLGLVFFFLALFLEIRLAFWVSLGIPISFLGSFLFLAPTVFSINMVSMFAFIVTLGIVVDDAVVVGENIYFCRRQGMPVLDAAVKGTKAVAIPVVFSVITNMVAFVPLIFIPGFMGKAFKTIPFVVIAVFAVSLIESLYILPAHLGHNRRRPLFFPLNYLEKWQERFSMFFETLVKKYYGGFLFWLLDHRYTVIAFGIALLMTTAGFVSSGRMGMVMFPKVESDYAFCEAFLPYGTPAQTLKNVEQHLVQKAREVVEENGKQGLSTGIFSQVSDNRVRVRIYLTDPEERPLNTSQVTNIWRNKTGTIPGLETITFESDRGGPGSGKNLTVSLSHRNKNMLDRAGEDLAKNLSGYPIVHDIDDGSAKGKKQFDITMTPAGKRMGLTSREVANQIRHAFQGVTALKNQRGRNEVTVRVWLPEEERMLESTFEELVLQAPQGEVLLRNAVETITGRAYTTIKRTNGRREISVTANIRPPSQAENVLRDMKKEILPDLLNKYPGLSYSFKGRQADIRESITALLKGLGIALFCIFALLAIPFKSYLQPFIIMFCIPFGIIGAIAGHIIMGYSLSVMSLFGLVAMSGVVVNDSLVLIDFANRRYLQGVPVLYAVHSAGIQRFRPILLTTLTTCGGLAPIITETSRQARFLIPMAISLGFGILFATFITLIMVPCLYMILEDIKGIFESKENQQEKIYLMEE